Proteins found in one Microbacterium sp. LWS13-1.2 genomic segment:
- a CDS encoding urease accessory UreF family protein, translating into MDSAAHTVTMLLADARLPSGGHAFSAGVEPAVQGGLARADVGAFLRARARTTTLVDAATAVVARRAGLSGAPYTPVERAWAARTPSRAARTASIDLGRGLLRLAQRLWPQSPAIDALTGGDTATPPRPIVLGAIAAHAGLDAETLVRVAVYDDMAGGVAALLKLEPGDPVDGVRLVIDACAAVDPFILQLAALDSPEAIPAASAPESEAWTEAHAVTNRRLFRA; encoded by the coding sequence ATGGACTCCGCCGCGCACACCGTCACCATGCTGCTCGCCGACGCACGTCTGCCTTCGGGCGGGCACGCGTTCTCGGCGGGCGTCGAGCCGGCCGTCCAGGGCGGGCTCGCGCGAGCGGACGTCGGGGCGTTCCTGCGTGCCCGGGCGCGCACGACGACGCTCGTGGATGCCGCAACCGCGGTCGTGGCGCGGCGGGCCGGCCTCAGCGGTGCGCCTTATACGCCGGTCGAACGGGCGTGGGCGGCGCGCACCCCGAGCCGCGCAGCGCGGACCGCCTCGATCGACCTCGGCCGTGGGCTGCTGCGACTCGCGCAGCGCCTGTGGCCGCAGTCGCCCGCGATCGACGCACTGACCGGAGGGGACACGGCGACGCCGCCTCGCCCGATCGTCCTCGGCGCGATCGCGGCTCACGCGGGGCTCGATGCCGAGACTCTCGTGCGCGTCGCCGTGTACGACGACATGGCCGGCGGCGTCGCCGCTCTCCTCAAGCTCGAACCCGGCGACCCGGTCGACGGCGTGCGGCTCGTGATCGACGCGTGCGCGGCGGTCGATCCCTTCATCCTGCAGCTCGCGGCACTCGACTCACCCGAGGCGATCCCTGCGGCGAGCGCCCCCGAATCCGAAGCGTGGACAGAAGCCCACGCCGTAACGAACAGGAGACTCTTCCGTGCCTGA
- the ureG gene encoding urease accessory protein UreG has product MPDSPLAPRALRLGVAGPVGTGKSSLIATVCRALATDLRLGVITNDIYTDEDARFLRSAGVLDPERIRAVETGACPHTAIRDDITTNLLAAEDLERDFAPLDVVLIESGGDNLTATFSPALVDAQIFVLDVAGGGDVARKGGPGIGRADLLVVNKTDLAPYVGVDVAQMVTDAEGARDGRAVLALSRHDAASVAALRAWVLMILASHRAGTHIAQDPGPMAPHFHADDEHPEGGFVHSHDHDAADATHVHDHSRTQAARR; this is encoded by the coding sequence GTGCCTGACTCACCACTCGCTCCCCGCGCGCTCCGGCTCGGCGTCGCCGGCCCCGTCGGCACCGGCAAGTCGTCGCTCATCGCCACGGTGTGCCGCGCTCTCGCGACCGACCTGCGCCTCGGCGTCATCACGAACGACATCTACACCGATGAGGACGCCCGGTTCCTCCGCTCCGCCGGTGTGCTCGACCCCGAGCGCATCCGGGCCGTCGAGACCGGTGCGTGCCCGCACACCGCGATCCGCGACGACATCACCACCAACCTTCTGGCCGCCGAAGACCTCGAGCGAGACTTCGCGCCCCTCGACGTCGTGCTCATCGAGTCGGGCGGCGACAACCTGACGGCGACGTTCTCGCCCGCCCTGGTGGACGCGCAGATCTTCGTCCTGGACGTCGCCGGCGGAGGCGATGTCGCTCGGAAGGGCGGCCCGGGCATCGGTCGCGCCGACCTCCTCGTCGTCAACAAGACCGACCTGGCGCCGTATGTCGGCGTCGACGTGGCGCAGATGGTGACGGATGCCGAAGGGGCACGAGACGGCCGCGCTGTGCTGGCCCTGTCGCGGCACGACGCAGCCTCGGTCGCGGCGCTGCGTGCCTGGGTGCTGATGATTCTCGCGAGCCACCGGGCGGGTACCCACATCGCGCAGGACCCCGGGCCGATGGCCCCGCACTTCCACGCCGATGACGAGCATCCCGAGGGCGGGTTCGTCCACTCCCACGACCACGATGCCGCCGACGCCACCCACGTCCATGACCACTCCCGCACGCAGGCCGCGCGGCGCTGA
- the ureB gene encoding urease subunit beta, translating to MASATSQGPGAYRIRPGRIELNADRSEAERIRLVFVNTGDRPIQIGSHIHLPDVNAALEFDRALAHGFRLDIASGTSQRFEPGASRELDAVALRGARRVPGIRVKTDGEELLDGLA from the coding sequence GTGGCATCCGCTACCTCCCAAGGCCCTGGCGCCTACCGGATCCGACCGGGACGCATCGAGCTCAATGCCGATCGGAGCGAGGCGGAGCGCATCCGGCTCGTGTTCGTGAACACCGGAGACCGGCCGATCCAGATCGGTTCGCACATCCACCTGCCCGATGTGAATGCGGCCCTGGAGTTCGACCGCGCGCTCGCACACGGATTCCGCCTCGACATCGCGTCCGGAACCTCGCAGCGCTTCGAGCCGGGCGCGTCACGAGAGCTCGACGCCGTCGCGCTGCGCGGAGCGCGTCGGGTTCCCGGCATCCGGGTCAAGACCGACGGAGAGGAGCTCCTCGATGGTCTGGCTTGA
- the urtC gene encoding urea ABC transporter permease subunit UrtC: MTRIRPWLPLIGIAVFAVLLLVVAPAVLSMHWLNNLGKYCCWAIAAVGIGLAWGRGGMLVLGQGVFFGLGAYAMAMHLTLESTAPGSLPIFMILYDPSASLPAFWEPFRSDAFTLAAIVLLPVIVAGVLGYALFKRRIKGAYFAILSQALAVALAVLISSTIRETGGDTGLSDFKYFFGFVLNDDANKVMVFMIAASLLILCLLAVWQLNRSRFGELLIATRDAEERVRFLGYDPANIKLVAYVVAAVMASIAGALFVPIVGIITPAEIGASASILMIAGVALGGRASLFGPALGAMAIGWGQSSLGSNWPDGWIYILGLVFILVTLFLPMGLSSLFGKAKGLVWRPRETPPAALADPAAVLEPVGEEVTK; the protein is encoded by the coding sequence ATGACGAGAATCAGACCGTGGCTTCCGCTCATCGGCATCGCGGTGTTCGCCGTGCTGCTCCTGGTCGTCGCGCCGGCAGTGCTGTCGATGCACTGGCTCAACAACCTCGGCAAGTACTGCTGCTGGGCGATCGCCGCGGTGGGGATCGGGCTGGCCTGGGGTCGTGGAGGAATGCTGGTCCTCGGCCAGGGGGTCTTCTTCGGGCTCGGTGCGTACGCCATGGCGATGCACCTCACACTCGAGAGCACGGCACCCGGCAGCCTTCCCATCTTCATGATCCTGTACGACCCGTCGGCGTCCCTTCCCGCCTTCTGGGAGCCGTTCCGCAGTGACGCGTTCACGCTGGCGGCCATCGTGCTGCTGCCGGTGATCGTGGCCGGGGTGCTCGGCTACGCCCTGTTCAAGCGCAGAATCAAAGGCGCGTACTTCGCGATCCTCTCCCAGGCGCTCGCCGTGGCGCTCGCGGTCCTGATCAGTTCGACGATCCGCGAGACCGGCGGCGACACCGGGCTCAGCGACTTCAAGTACTTCTTCGGGTTCGTCCTGAACGACGACGCGAACAAGGTGATGGTCTTCATGATCGCCGCCTCGCTGCTCATCCTGTGCCTGCTCGCGGTGTGGCAGCTCAATCGCAGCCGCTTCGGCGAGCTGCTGATCGCCACGCGCGATGCCGAAGAGCGCGTGCGGTTCCTCGGCTACGACCCCGCCAACATCAAGCTGGTCGCCTACGTGGTCGCCGCGGTGATGGCCAGCATCGCGGGAGCACTGTTCGTCCCCATCGTGGGCATCATCACCCCGGCCGAGATCGGCGCCTCCGCCTCGATCCTGATGATCGCCGGCGTGGCGCTGGGAGGCCGCGCCTCGCTCTTCGGCCCGGCTCTCGGGGCGATGGCGATCGGATGGGGCCAGTCGAGTCTCGGTTCCAACTGGCCCGACGGGTGGATCTACATCCTCGGCCTGGTCTTCATCCTGGTGACGCTCTTCCTCCCGATGGGGCTGTCCTCGCTGTTCGGGAAGGCGAAGGGTCTGGTGTGGCGCCCGCGCGAAACACCCCCCGCTGCGCTCGCCGATCCCGCTGCCGTGCTCGAGCCCGTCGGTGAAGAGGTGACGAAGTGA
- a CDS encoding urease subunit alpha: MVWLDRSRYAAIYGPTVGDEVRLGDTDLWIQIERDLTAGGEEAVFGGGKSIRESMAQATATRAEGALDTVITNAVILDWWGIIRADIGIRDGRIVGIGHAGNPDISDGIDMIIGPSTDVISGEGRIVTAGAIDSHVHLLSPSQIHEALATGITTIVGGGTGPSEGSKATTVTPGAWHLSAMHRALDPLPVNVLLLGKGNTVSMAALKEQALAGAAGYKVHEDWGSSPAAIDASLRAAEEWGLQVALHSDSLNEAGFVESTIAAMGGRSIHAFHVEGAGGGHAPDILSIAGLPNVIPGSTNPTLPHTVNTVAEHLDMLMVCHHLNPAVPEDLAFAESRIRATTIAAEDILHDIGALSVTSSDAQAMGRIGEVVTRTWQVAHVMKHRRGGLDGGMPADNERARRYVAKYTINPAIAHGIAYDVGSIEVGKLADLTVWDPKFFGVRPAVVVKGGAIAWAALGDPNASIPTPQPVMMRPSFGDTIGADLSVTYVSPAALQDGLAETLGLRRRLATVEPTRHIGKADMKNNDRLPSIRIRPDTFEIAIDGEDVEPAPAASLPLAQLYTMF, encoded by the coding sequence ATGGTCTGGCTTGATCGGTCGCGGTACGCCGCGATCTACGGTCCGACGGTGGGCGACGAGGTGCGCCTCGGCGACACCGATCTGTGGATACAGATCGAGCGCGACCTCACCGCAGGCGGGGAGGAAGCCGTCTTCGGCGGCGGCAAGTCCATCCGCGAATCCATGGCCCAGGCCACGGCGACGCGGGCGGAAGGAGCGCTGGACACGGTCATCACCAACGCGGTCATCCTGGACTGGTGGGGCATCATCCGCGCCGATATCGGCATCCGTGACGGTCGCATCGTCGGCATCGGGCACGCCGGCAATCCCGACATCAGCGATGGCATCGACATGATCATCGGGCCCTCGACCGACGTCATCTCGGGCGAGGGGCGCATCGTCACCGCCGGCGCCATCGACTCGCACGTCCACCTGCTCTCGCCCTCGCAGATCCACGAGGCCCTCGCCACCGGGATCACCACGATCGTGGGCGGGGGCACCGGCCCCTCCGAGGGATCGAAGGCGACGACCGTCACACCCGGTGCGTGGCATCTGTCCGCCATGCACCGCGCGCTCGATCCCCTCCCCGTCAATGTCCTGCTGCTCGGCAAGGGCAACACCGTCTCGATGGCCGCACTGAAGGAGCAGGCGCTCGCGGGCGCCGCGGGCTACAAGGTGCACGAGGACTGGGGCTCGTCCCCCGCCGCGATCGACGCGTCCTTGCGTGCCGCCGAGGAGTGGGGGCTGCAGGTCGCGCTGCACTCCGACTCGCTGAACGAGGCGGGCTTCGTCGAGTCGACCATCGCGGCGATGGGCGGCCGGTCGATCCACGCATTCCACGTCGAGGGAGCGGGCGGCGGTCACGCGCCCGACATCCTCTCGATCGCGGGGCTGCCGAACGTGATCCCCGGTTCGACGAACCCGACCCTCCCGCACACGGTGAACACCGTCGCCGAGCACCTCGACATGCTGATGGTCTGCCATCACCTCAACCCCGCCGTGCCGGAGGATCTCGCGTTCGCGGAGTCCCGCATCCGTGCCACCACGATCGCTGCGGAAGACATCCTCCACGACATCGGAGCGCTGTCGGTGACCTCCTCCGACGCACAGGCGATGGGCCGCATCGGCGAAGTGGTCACGCGCACCTGGCAGGTCGCGCACGTTATGAAGCACCGTCGCGGTGGGTTGGACGGCGGGATGCCGGCAGACAACGAACGCGCACGGCGCTATGTGGCGAAGTACACGATCAACCCCGCGATCGCCCACGGCATCGCCTACGACGTCGGATCGATCGAGGTCGGCAAGCTCGCCGACCTCACGGTGTGGGACCCGAAGTTCTTCGGCGTCCGCCCGGCCGTCGTCGTCAAGGGAGGAGCGATCGCGTGGGCCGCGCTCGGCGACCCGAACGCGTCGATCCCGACACCTCAGCCCGTGATGATGCGACCGTCCTTCGGCGACACGATCGGGGCAGACCTGTCGGTCACCTACGTCTCACCCGCGGCTCTGCAGGACGGCCTCGCCGAGACGCTCGGGCTGCGCCGCCGACTCGCGACGGTCGAGCCCACGCGTCACATCGGCAAGGCCGACATGAAGAACAACGACCGTCTGCCGTCGATCCGCATCCGCCCCGACACGTTCGAGATCGCGATCGACGGCGAGGACGTCGAACCGGCACCCGCGGCATCCCTCCCGCTGGCCCAGCTGTACACCATGTTCTGA
- the urtA gene encoding urea ABC transporter substrate-binding protein, which yields MTTNRTRRARSLLAVPALAATVALVLAGCGSRAGDAPAAAESDAAAPASCIDTSGDTIKLGFLNSLTGGMAISEQTVSNVLHMAADEINADGGILGKQIEYIQEDGATDWPTFAEKTEKLLTQDCVAAIFGGWTSSSRKAVKPVVEENNGLFFYPVQYEGLESSPNIYYTGATTNQQIIPAMDYLAAQGVETLFLAGSDYVFPRTANAIIKLYAEELGIEIVGEEYVPLDKDDWTTQVSKIVAADPDFVFNTINGSSNVGFIKAYYDAGLTPETTPIISVSIAEEEAPAMGHEVTGNYASWNYFQSMDTPNNPAFIERWKAYPGSSGVTSDPMEAAYISMYLYKALVEAAGSFEVDDVNAAAAAGGITVDAPEGVVTLDGENHHISKPGNIGRINAENQFDIVWSSDGFIEPDPYLEGYDWFPADVRDALVAAAG from the coding sequence ATGACAACGAACAGGACACGGCGGGCGCGAAGCCTGCTGGCTGTTCCCGCCCTCGCGGCGACGGTCGCCCTCGTTCTCGCCGGCTGCGGTTCCCGCGCCGGCGATGCCCCGGCGGCGGCCGAATCGGATGCCGCGGCACCGGCGAGCTGCATCGACACGTCGGGCGACACGATCAAGCTGGGCTTCCTCAATTCGCTCACCGGCGGCATGGCGATCTCGGAGCAGACCGTCTCCAACGTCCTGCACATGGCCGCGGATGAGATCAACGCCGACGGCGGCATCCTCGGCAAGCAGATCGAGTACATCCAGGAAGACGGTGCCACCGACTGGCCGACCTTCGCGGAGAAGACCGAGAAGCTGCTCACCCAGGACTGCGTCGCCGCGATCTTCGGCGGCTGGACCTCGTCCTCCCGCAAGGCCGTCAAGCCGGTCGTCGAGGAGAACAACGGACTGTTCTTCTACCCGGTGCAGTACGAAGGCCTCGAGTCGTCGCCGAACATCTACTACACCGGCGCGACCACCAACCAGCAGATCATCCCCGCGATGGACTACCTCGCCGCGCAGGGTGTGGAGACGCTGTTCCTGGCAGGCTCCGACTACGTGTTCCCGCGCACCGCGAACGCGATCATCAAGCTCTACGCCGAAGAACTCGGCATCGAGATCGTCGGCGAGGAGTACGTTCCCCTCGACAAGGACGACTGGACCACTCAGGTGTCCAAGATCGTCGCGGCGGACCCGGACTTCGTCTTCAACACGATCAACGGCTCGTCGAACGTCGGCTTCATCAAGGCCTACTACGACGCCGGTCTCACCCCCGAGACGACCCCGATCATCTCGGTGTCGATCGCCGAGGAGGAGGCGCCGGCCATGGGACACGAAGTCACCGGCAACTACGCGTCCTGGAACTACTTCCAGTCGATGGACACTCCCAACAACCCGGCTTTCATCGAGCGATGGAAGGCCTACCCCGGCAGCAGCGGGGTGACCTCCGACCCCATGGAGGCGGCGTACATCTCGATGTACCTCTACAAGGCGCTGGTCGAAGCGGCCGGCTCCTTCGAGGTCGACGACGTGAATGCGGCAGCCGCGGCAGGCGGGATCACCGTCGACGCGCCGGAGGGTGTCGTCACGCTGGACGGCGAGAACCACCACATCTCAAAGCCGGGCAACATCGGCAGGATCAACGCCGAGAACCAGTTCGACATCGTCTGGTCCTCCGACGGCTTCATCGAGCCGGACCCGTACCTCGAGGGCTACGACTGGTTCCCCGCTGACGTCCGCGATGCTCTGGTAGCCGCCGCGGGCTGA
- a CDS encoding urease subunit gamma produces MHFTPAETEKLLLSVAAMVARDRLERGILLNHPETVALLSCWVIERAREGRGVAELMQEGRAVLTRDQVMPGVPEMIADVQVEATFPDGRKLVTVHHPID; encoded by the coding sequence ATGCACTTCACTCCCGCCGAGACCGAGAAGCTCCTGCTGTCGGTCGCCGCGATGGTCGCGCGCGATCGGCTCGAGCGCGGCATCCTTCTCAACCACCCCGAGACGGTCGCGCTGCTGTCCTGCTGGGTGATCGAACGGGCCAGAGAAGGCCGTGGCGTCGCCGAGCTGATGCAGGAGGGCCGCGCCGTCCTCACGCGTGACCAGGTGATGCCGGGCGTTCCCGAGATGATCGCCGACGTGCAGGTCGAGGCGACCTTCCCCGACGGTCGCAAGCTCGTCACCGTCCACCATCCGATCGACTGA
- the urtD gene encoding urea ABC transporter ATP-binding protein UrtD: MTAAEGSLVVTDLRVEFDGFVAVGGVSFDAHPGEVRFLIGPNGAGKTTCIDAITGLSKGTGSVTLAGQELLGRSTQKIVRLGVGRTFQTASVFEQLSVLQNLDIAAGLHRSSLSLLRARRGVDPAIESALEETGLSDERETPAGILSHGQKQWLEIGMMLVQEPRALLLDEPVAGMSQDERTATGELLQRIAQRRIVLVVEHDMDFMRRYASRVTVLHQGKVLSEGAVAQVQADPRVQEVYLGTAGAATTAAMFVVPDGTTDAAMQEEGA; encoded by the coding sequence GTGACCGCCGCCGAGGGTTCGCTCGTCGTCACCGACCTGCGGGTCGAGTTCGACGGATTCGTCGCCGTCGGCGGCGTCTCCTTCGACGCCCACCCGGGCGAGGTCCGCTTCCTCATCGGTCCGAACGGTGCCGGCAAGACCACGTGCATCGACGCCATCACCGGCCTCTCCAAGGGCACGGGATCCGTCACGCTCGCGGGCCAGGAGCTCCTGGGCAGGTCGACCCAGAAGATCGTGCGGCTCGGCGTGGGCCGCACCTTCCAGACTGCGAGCGTGTTCGAGCAGCTCTCCGTGCTGCAGAACCTCGACATCGCGGCGGGGCTGCACCGCTCTTCGCTCTCGCTGCTGCGAGCCCGCCGCGGCGTCGACCCGGCGATCGAGTCGGCGCTGGAGGAGACCGGCCTCAGCGATGAGCGCGAGACTCCCGCCGGCATCCTGTCCCACGGCCAGAAGCAGTGGCTCGAGATCGGCATGATGCTCGTTCAGGAGCCCCGCGCGCTGCTGCTGGACGAGCCCGTCGCCGGAATGAGCCAGGACGAGCGGACCGCCACGGGAGAGCTGCTGCAGCGAATCGCCCAGCGCCGCATCGTCCTCGTCGTCGAACACGACATGGACTTCATGCGCCGCTATGCGTCGCGCGTCACGGTGCTGCATCAGGGAAAGGTCCTCTCGGAGGGGGCCGTCGCCCAGGTGCAGGCCGACCCCAGGGTGCAGGAGGTCTACCTCGGCACCGCCGGGGCCGCGACCACCGCCGCCATGTTCGTGGTGCCCGACGGGACGACGGATGCCGCAATGCAGGAAGAGGGAGCCTGA
- a CDS encoding urease accessory protein UreD, giving the protein MTSTRIAVVAGEPRAHVELAVGALAPRLISRDRTHAQIAVAAAGMVLLGGDHVHMEIDVGPGCTVEIEDVGGTVAYRGARSSWILDVAVGAGGTLLWHGLPFVVTDGADVERRTCITLDSDARAVIRETLVLGRHGERGGRLASALAVADSGGPLLVERLEAAGSTPEPGVLGSNRVIDAVIAVGFRPPARAGDLEFDRPGSMARHLSDHTHGSSLDRVWDAWVSHAQERPFTPEPERTHIDSTPR; this is encoded by the coding sequence GTGACCTCGACGCGCATCGCGGTCGTCGCGGGTGAGCCGCGGGCGCATGTGGAGCTCGCCGTGGGCGCGCTCGCACCGCGCCTCATCTCGCGCGATCGCACACACGCGCAGATCGCGGTCGCCGCAGCCGGCATGGTGCTGCTCGGCGGCGACCACGTGCACATGGAGATCGACGTCGGACCGGGGTGCACGGTAGAGATCGAGGACGTCGGGGGGACGGTCGCCTATCGCGGCGCGCGTTCGTCGTGGATCCTCGACGTGGCGGTCGGAGCCGGCGGGACGCTGCTGTGGCACGGTCTGCCCTTCGTGGTCACGGACGGGGCGGACGTCGAACGCCGCACCTGCATCACCCTGGATTCCGACGCGCGAGCGGTGATCCGCGAGACGCTCGTGCTCGGCAGGCACGGCGAACGGGGCGGGCGACTCGCCTCAGCGCTGGCGGTCGCCGATAGCGGCGGACCCCTCCTCGTGGAAAGGCTGGAGGCAGCCGGGAGTACGCCCGAGCCCGGGGTGCTCGGCAGCAACCGGGTGATCGATGCCGTGATAGCCGTCGGATTCCGCCCGCCCGCCCGTGCGGGCGACCTCGAGTTCGATCGGCCCGGATCCATGGCGCGTCACCTCTCCGACCACACGCACGGCTCGTCCCTGGACCGCGTGTGGGATGCCTGGGTCTCGCACGCGCAGGAACGCCCCTTCACGCCTGAGCCGGAAAGGACTCACATTGACAGCACTCCGCGATGA
- the urtB gene encoding urea ABC transporter permease subunit UrtB encodes MDALLPPLLNGTALGALLLLAALGLTLTFGQMGVINMAHGEFIMAGAFIAYMTQLVVTSSNISILLALPLAFVGAGLLGLLLEIGIIQWMYRRPLDTLLVTVGVALILQQLALQIFPAQGVPVEAPGWLDGQVDVFGYAWPLRQVFTIVLAALCLVALAAWLKYSSFGRRIRATVQNRDLAETSGIRTRNIDRITFFVGSGLAGVAGVAASLIGGTNSQMGTQYIIPAFLVVVAGGVGQIKGTVIAAWAFGIALSFFADWTTGSMAQVLAFVLLVVFLQFRPQGLFTVRTRGLT; translated from the coding sequence GTGGATGCACTCTTACCGCCCCTGCTGAACGGCACCGCGCTGGGTGCGCTGCTGCTGCTGGCCGCGCTCGGGCTCACCCTCACCTTCGGTCAGATGGGGGTGATCAACATGGCGCACGGCGAGTTCATCATGGCCGGCGCGTTCATCGCCTACATGACCCAGCTGGTCGTCACCTCGAGCAACATCTCGATCCTGCTGGCCCTGCCGCTCGCCTTCGTCGGCGCGGGCCTGCTCGGCCTTCTTCTCGAGATCGGCATCATCCAATGGATGTACCGACGGCCGCTGGACACCCTCCTGGTCACGGTCGGGGTGGCTTTGATCCTGCAGCAGCTCGCGTTGCAGATCTTCCCGGCACAGGGCGTGCCCGTGGAGGCGCCCGGGTGGCTCGACGGGCAGGTCGACGTCTTCGGCTACGCGTGGCCCCTTCGCCAGGTGTTCACGATCGTGCTGGCCGCCCTGTGCCTGGTCGCACTGGCGGCGTGGCTCAAGTACTCGTCCTTCGGACGCCGGATCAGAGCGACGGTCCAGAACCGCGACCTCGCCGAGACCAGCGGCATCCGCACCCGCAACATCGACCGCATCACGTTCTTCGTGGGTTCGGGCCTGGCCGGTGTCGCCGGAGTCGCGGCATCCCTGATCGGCGGCACGAACTCTCAGATGGGCACGCAGTACATCATTCCCGCCTTCCTCGTGGTGGTCGCCGGCGGCGTCGGCCAGATCAAGGGCACCGTGATCGCCGCGTGGGCCTTCGGCATCGCGCTGTCGTTCTTCGCCGACTGGACGACCGGAAGCATGGCCCAAGTGCTGGCCTTCGTGCTCCTCGTCGTGTTCCTGCAGTTCCGTCCACAGGGCCTGTTCACGGTCCGCACCCGGGGGTTGACATGA
- a CDS encoding ATP-binding cassette domain-containing protein yields the protein MLELNEIQAGYGPTLVLHGVTLPAAKVVAVLGHNGAGKSTLLRVAIGLIKPRSGRVIFDGDDVTSLPPNKRVARGMAYVPQGQQSFPQLTTMENLQLIADGRKRGKALIEQQLSRFPALEKFASRKAGLLSGGQRQQLSIARALITEPKMLILDEPTEGIQPTIVAEIEHTVMQLASEGLSVLLVEQHIGFALEAADKYLVLASGFVSSVGDGGASAAEGVRAAMAI from the coding sequence GTGCTCGAGCTGAACGAAATCCAGGCAGGGTACGGCCCGACGCTCGTGCTGCACGGTGTGACGCTGCCCGCCGCCAAGGTGGTCGCCGTGCTCGGCCACAACGGCGCCGGCAAGTCGACTCTGCTGCGCGTGGCGATCGGACTCATCAAGCCGCGCAGCGGTCGGGTGATCTTCGACGGAGACGACGTCACGTCACTGCCGCCCAACAAGCGCGTCGCACGGGGCATGGCGTATGTGCCGCAGGGTCAGCAGTCGTTCCCACAGCTCACCACGATGGAGAACCTGCAGCTCATCGCCGACGGTCGCAAGCGCGGCAAGGCGCTCATCGAGCAGCAGCTGTCACGATTCCCCGCCCTGGAGAAGTTCGCGAGCCGCAAGGCCGGGCTGCTCTCCGGCGGTCAGCGCCAGCAGCTCTCGATCGCTCGGGCGCTCATCACCGAGCCGAAGATGCTCATCCTCGACGAGCCGACGGAGGGGATCCAGCCCACGATCGTCGCCGAGATCGAGCACACGGTGATGCAGCTTGCGAGCGAGGGACTATCCGTCCTGCTCGTCGAGCAGCACATCGGCTTCGCACTGGAGGCGGCGGACAAGTACCTCGTGCTCGCGAGCGGCTTCGTCTCGAGCGTGGGCGACGGCGGAGCGTCCGCGGCCGAAGGCGTGCGGGCGGCAATGGCGATCTAG
- a CDS encoding HoxN/HupN/NixA family nickel/cobalt transporter, producing the protein MTALRDDQTGPRIRRSTIGVISLIAILHVLGWGVLVLLVIPAGIPLGGGGGTLVTLGVGLTAYALGVRHAFDADHIAAIDNTTRRLAERGKPANTVGFWFSLGHSTVVVVLCILLALGITAIGTSLADDSSALRTWTGIIGPTVSGVFLLIIAAINIASLRRRHGHAGGPVLRMLGPFERAVDRPSRMYVVGLLFGLGFDTATEIGLLALAGAASFGAVPWWAALTLPVLFAAGMSAFDTTQGAVMRRAYSWQPGRRHLGEVYALVMTGISVVAAVLIAIVQLSDVLVANLGVGGPLPWVASVGIDGLGFVLTGMLLVTWAVVLVTMRRPRTTTN; encoded by the coding sequence TTGACAGCACTCCGCGATGATCAGACCGGGCCACGCATCCGTCGGAGCACGATCGGCGTCATTTCGCTGATCGCGATCCTGCATGTGCTCGGCTGGGGAGTCCTGGTCCTCCTGGTGATCCCCGCCGGCATCCCGCTCGGTGGCGGCGGGGGCACGCTCGTCACTCTCGGCGTCGGGCTCACTGCGTACGCCCTGGGAGTGCGCCACGCGTTCGACGCCGACCACATCGCTGCGATCGACAACACCACGCGCCGCCTCGCCGAACGCGGAAAGCCGGCCAACACCGTCGGATTCTGGTTCTCGCTCGGCCACTCGACCGTCGTCGTCGTGCTGTGCATCCTGCTGGCACTCGGAATCACGGCGATCGGCACGTCGCTCGCCGATGACTCCTCCGCCCTTCGCACCTGGACCGGGATCATCGGCCCCACCGTCTCGGGCGTCTTCCTCCTCATCATCGCCGCCATCAACATCGCGTCGCTGCGGCGCCGCCACGGGCACGCAGGCGGTCCGGTGCTGCGGATGCTCGGGCCTTTCGAGCGAGCGGTGGATCGGCCGTCCCGCATGTACGTCGTCGGACTGCTGTTCGGGCTGGGCTTCGACACCGCCACGGAGATCGGGCTGCTCGCACTCGCAGGTGCCGCCAGCTTCGGAGCCGTGCCCTGGTGGGCAGCGCTCACCCTGCCGGTTCTGTTCGCCGCCGGAATGAGCGCCTTCGACACCACCCAAGGCGCGGTGATGCGCCGCGCGTACAGCTGGCAGCCCGGTCGGCGCCACCTGGGTGAGGTGTACGCGCTCGTGATGACCGGGATATCGGTGGTGGCCGCGGTGCTGATCGCGATCGTCCAGCTGTCAGACGTCCTCGTTGCGAATCTCGGCGTCGGAGGTCCGCTTCCCTGGGTGGCATCGGTGGGCATCGACGGACTCGGGTTCGTGCTGACAGGCATGCTCCTCGTCACATGGGCGGTCGTGCTGGTGACCATGCGACGGCCTCGGACGACCACGAACTGA